A stretch of Prosthecodimorpha staleyi DNA encodes these proteins:
- a CDS encoding 50S ribosomal protein L11 methyltransferase, giving the protein MTTWLLSLDGPEGFVCALADLIAGDEHIAADAAGAFDLGGGSGWRAEAWFSLRPDLTELTERLTLHLDDPDAADRLSGLSLRAYDDADWQAIGLDSLPPVAAGRFRVFGDHNRPADPARLGRTDLVIQASTAFGTGDHASTQLSLMALDLELRRARPVNVLDLGTGTGILGLALARAIGDAAVLGSDIEPVAVRMAEANRAGNAVSRRFRALLADGLDDIRFARAAPFDLVLANILPDPLCRLAGPVVRLMAPGARLVVAGLRIGEQARLVAAYRARGLVLVRRLAAKEWASLTFEKPARRHAFHR; this is encoded by the coding sequence GTGACCACCTGGCTTCTGTCCCTCGACGGTCCCGAGGGTTTCGTCTGTGCGCTCGCCGACCTGATCGCCGGCGACGAGCATATCGCGGCCGATGCCGCCGGCGCTTTCGATCTGGGCGGCGGCAGCGGCTGGCGGGCCGAGGCGTGGTTCTCGCTCCGCCCGGATCTCACTGAGCTGACCGAGCGGCTGACCCTGCATCTCGACGACCCGGATGCGGCCGACCGCCTGTCCGGGCTCTCCCTGCGCGCCTATGACGATGCCGACTGGCAGGCGATCGGCCTCGACAGCCTGCCGCCGGTCGCCGCCGGCCGGTTCCGGGTCTTCGGCGACCACAACCGCCCGGCCGACCCGGCCCGGCTCGGCCGCACCGATCTGGTCATTCAGGCCTCGACCGCCTTCGGCACCGGCGACCATGCCTCGACCCAGCTGAGCCTGATGGCGCTGGACCTCGAACTGCGCCGCGCGCGGCCGGTGAACGTGCTCGATCTCGGCACCGGTACCGGCATTCTCGGCCTGGCGCTGGCCCGCGCGATCGGCGACGCCGCCGTGCTCGGCTCCGACATCGAGCCGGTCGCGGTGCGCATGGCGGAGGCCAACCGGGCCGGCAACGCCGTCTCGCGCCGCTTCCGCGCCCTCCTCGCCGACGGGCTCGACGACATCCGCTTCGCCCGCGCAGCGCCTTTCGACCTGGTGCTCGCCAACATCCTGCCCGATCCGCTCTGCCGCCTCGCCGGCCCGGTCGTGCGCCTGATGGCGCCGGGCGCGCGGCTGGTGGTGGCCGGCTTGAGGATCGGCGAGCAAGCCCGCCTCGTCGCCGCCTACCGGGCGCGCGGCCTCGTGCTGGTGCGCCGGCTGGCCGCCAAGGAATGGGCTTC
- a CDS encoding ATP-dependent helicase, producing the protein MSAGKPPSRRPAAAPDDILDDPFAEAPFPGDLPNEPETPGPEMDGYDPVAFDRIPFGDEPASGDDAYPHDRFADDATGHPGAGDGFPFDPDHPVPAGLTRSRAPAPPPMARPGGIAARAAGLRPPPAESAYLDNLNPEQRDAILTTEGPLLVLAGAGTGKTRVLTTRIAHILATGRARAGQILAVTFTNKAAREMKHRISSLVGEAVEGMPWLGTFHSIGTKVLRRHAELVGLRSDFTILDMDDQLRLMKQIIQAAGIDEKRWPARQLSAFIDGWKNKGLTPDRIPPLEARAFGNGKGGELYRAYQDRLKALNACDFGDLLLHVITIWRAHPDVLADYQRRFRYILVDEYQDTNVSQYMWLRLIATGSKNVCCVGDDDQSIYGWRGAEVDNILRFEHDFPGAKVIRLERNYRSTGHILAAASHLIAHNEGRLGKTLFTDAEDKTAEKVVVASVWDSQEEARAIGEEIERLQRDGHALSQIAVLVRASFQMRELEERFLNIGLPYRVIGGPRFYERQEIRDALAYFRVTCQPADDLAFERIVNVPKRGLGDATIQQVHAYARAKGVPLLQATAEIVETEELKPKPRSALAGLAASFARWRGDLDRLPHGQLAGIILDEAGYTEMWQQDKSAEAPGRLENLKELLRSMEDYPTLPSFLEHVSLVMDTENDPTADKVSIMTLHSAKGLEFDTVFLPGWEEGLFPHQRSLDENGAAGLEEERRLAYVGITRARKRAKIWFASNRRIHGSWQASIPSRFLDELPEAHVEVREPSSNYGGYDRSRFDAMDPFGSSYSSPGWQRAQRLKGGEDRTRGGDDRKSGSWAQPDTGSGGFAEGRSNFGGAGGRGEMRDRWGNTVHPRKASALIEGTLIAKSVGTETSDFKVGERVFHQKFGNGTVTEVEGNKLTIDFDRAGRKRVLDSFVTRP; encoded by the coding sequence ATGAGCGCAGGCAAGCCGCCGTCGCGCCGCCCCGCGGCGGCGCCGGACGACATCCTGGACGATCCCTTTGCGGAAGCCCCCTTCCCGGGCGATCTGCCGAACGAGCCCGAGACGCCCGGTCCCGAGATGGACGGGTACGATCCGGTCGCGTTCGATCGGATCCCGTTTGGCGACGAGCCGGCGTCCGGGGACGATGCCTATCCGCATGACCGCTTCGCCGACGACGCCACGGGTCATCCGGGCGCCGGCGACGGCTTTCCGTTCGATCCGGACCACCCCGTTCCGGCCGGCCTCACCCGCTCGCGTGCGCCCGCGCCGCCGCCGATGGCGCGTCCGGGCGGCATCGCGGCGCGCGCCGCCGGCCTGCGCCCGCCGCCTGCCGAATCCGCCTATCTGGACAATCTCAATCCCGAACAGCGCGACGCCATCCTGACCACCGAGGGTCCGCTCCTCGTGCTGGCCGGCGCCGGCACCGGCAAGACCCGCGTCCTGACCACCCGCATCGCCCATATCCTGGCCACGGGCCGTGCGCGCGCCGGCCAGATCCTGGCCGTGACCTTCACCAACAAGGCCGCGCGCGAGATGAAGCACCGCATCTCGTCCCTGGTCGGCGAGGCGGTCGAGGGCATGCCGTGGCTCGGCACCTTCCATTCGATCGGCACCAAGGTGCTGCGCCGCCATGCCGAACTGGTCGGGCTCCGGTCCGATTTCACCATCCTCGACATGGACGACCAGCTGCGCCTGATGAAGCAGATCATCCAGGCGGCCGGGATCGACGAGAAGCGCTGGCCGGCGCGCCAGCTGTCCGCCTTCATCGACGGCTGGAAGAACAAGGGCCTGACACCGGACCGCATCCCGCCCTTGGAGGCGCGCGCCTTCGGCAACGGCAAGGGCGGCGAACTTTACCGTGCCTATCAGGACCGCCTGAAGGCGCTGAACGCCTGCGACTTCGGCGACCTGCTGCTGCATGTCATCACCATCTGGCGCGCGCATCCGGACGTGCTCGCCGACTACCAGCGCCGCTTCCGCTACATCCTGGTCGACGAGTACCAGGATACCAACGTCTCGCAGTATATGTGGCTGCGCCTGATCGCGACCGGCTCGAAGAATGTCTGCTGCGTCGGCGACGACGACCAGTCGATCTATGGCTGGCGCGGCGCCGAGGTCGACAACATCCTGCGCTTCGAGCACGATTTCCCGGGTGCGAAGGTCATCCGGCTTGAGCGAAACTACCGGTCGACCGGCCACATCCTGGCCGCCGCCTCGCATCTGATCGCCCACAACGAAGGCCGGCTCGGCAAGACGCTGTTCACCGACGCCGAGGACAAGACGGCCGAGAAGGTCGTGGTCGCCTCGGTCTGGGACAGCCAGGAGGAGGCCCGCGCCATCGGCGAGGAGATCGAGCGGCTGCAGCGCGACGGCCACGCCCTGTCGCAGATCGCCGTTCTGGTGCGCGCCTCGTTCCAGATGCGCGAACTGGAAGAGCGCTTCCTCAATATCGGCCTGCCCTACCGGGTCATCGGCGGCCCGCGCTTCTACGAGCGCCAGGAAATCCGCGACGCGCTGGCCTATTTCCGGGTCACCTGCCAGCCGGCCGACGACCTCGCCTTCGAGCGCATCGTCAACGTGCCGAAGCGCGGGCTCGGCGACGCGACCATCCAGCAGGTCCATGCCTATGCGCGCGCCAAGGGCGTGCCGCTCCTGCAGGCGACCGCCGAGATCGTCGAGACCGAGGAGCTGAAGCCGAAGCCGCGCAGCGCGCTGGCCGGGCTGGCCGCGTCCTTCGCGCGCTGGCGCGGCGATCTCGACAGGCTGCCGCACGGCCAGCTGGCCGGAATCATCCTGGACGAGGCCGGCTATACCGAGATGTGGCAGCAGGACAAGTCGGCCGAAGCGCCCGGGCGACTGGAGAACCTGAAGGAACTGCTGCGCTCGATGGAGGACTATCCGACCCTGCCCTCCTTCCTCGAGCATGTCTCCCTGGTGATGGATACCGAGAACGATCCGACCGCCGACAAGGTCAGCATCATGACCTTGCATTCGGCCAAGGGGCTCGAATTCGACACGGTGTTCCTGCCCGGCTGGGAGGAGGGCCTGTTCCCGCACCAGCGCTCGCTCGACGAGAACGGCGCGGCCGGGCTCGAGGAGGAGCGGCGCCTCGCCTATGTCGGCATCACCCGGGCGCGCAAGCGGGCCAAGATCTGGTTCGCCTCCAACCGGCGCATCCACGGCTCCTGGCAGGCCTCGATCCCGAGCCGCTTCCTGGACGAATTGCCGGAAGCCCATGTCGAGGTGCGCGAGCCGTCGTCCAATTATGGCGGCTACGACCGCAGCCGCTTCGACGCGATGGACCCGTTCGGGTCGAGCTATTCCTCGCCCGGCTGGCAGCGCGCGCAGCGCCTGAAAGGCGGCGAGGATCGCACGCGAGGCGGCGACGACCGCAAGTCCGGCAGCTGGGCGCAGCCCGACACGGGCAGCGGCGGTTTTGCCGAAGGGCGCTCGAATTTCGGCGGCGCGGGCGGGCGCGGCGAGATGCGCGACCGCTGGGGCAATACCGTGCATCCGCGCAAGGCTTCGGCCTTGATCGAAGGCACGCTGATCGCCAAGTCGGTCGGCACCGAGACGTCGGACTTCAAGGTCGGCGAGCGGGTCTTCCACCAGAAGTTCGGCAACGGCACCGTCACCGAGGTGGAGGGCAACAAGCTGACCATCGATTTCGATCGCGCCGGCCGCAAGCGGGTGCTCGACAGTTTCGTGACCCGCCCGTGA
- a CDS encoding DUF3616 domain-containing protein, with amino-acid sequence MSDFRTRIGFCFLGAWLAAAAPAAAEPESRLFNGMCDASAAVPIDAGHFVVASDEDNTLRIYALAGGAPSGTVPLAGFLRTGTRESDLEGAARIGDRIYWIASHGRNSSGKLRAERQRLFATDIVPGGAVTSLAPAGTPSTGLLPALLAAPALAPYGLAAAAERAPEAAGGLNIEGLAATPDGRLLVGFRNPLVDGKALVVTLDNPADIVAGAAPAIGAVSLVALGGRGIRSLERIGDGYLIVAGPTADAGSFALYRWSGGAADPIAVPGIDFGTLRPEALFAVAGSSELQILSDDGGVKIGGAECKSLPAAQQHFRGITVTLN; translated from the coding sequence ATGTCAGACTTCCGAACACGGATCGGCTTTTGTTTCCTGGGGGCGTGGCTGGCGGCGGCGGCCCCGGCGGCAGCCGAGCCGGAAAGCCGCCTCTTCAACGGCATGTGCGACGCGTCCGCCGCCGTGCCGATCGATGCCGGGCATTTCGTCGTGGCCAGCGACGAAGACAACACGCTCAGGATCTATGCCCTGGCGGGCGGCGCGCCGAGCGGCACCGTGCCGCTCGCCGGCTTCCTCAGGACCGGCACGCGGGAATCCGACCTCGAGGGCGCCGCTCGCATCGGCGACCGGATCTACTGGATCGCGTCGCATGGTCGGAATTCGAGCGGCAAGCTGCGCGCCGAGCGGCAGCGGCTGTTCGCTACCGACATCGTGCCGGGCGGCGCCGTCACCTCGCTTGCACCCGCCGGGACGCCATCGACCGGCCTCCTGCCGGCGCTCCTGGCCGCCCCGGCGCTCGCGCCCTACGGGCTTGCGGCCGCAGCGGAGCGTGCCCCGGAGGCCGCGGGCGGGCTGAACATCGAGGGCCTCGCCGCCACGCCGGACGGCCGGCTGCTGGTCGGCTTCCGCAATCCCCTGGTCGACGGCAAGGCGCTGGTCGTGACGCTGGACAATCCGGCCGACATCGTCGCAGGGGCCGCACCGGCGATCGGGGCGGTGTCGCTGGTCGCGCTCGGCGGGCGCGGCATCCGCAGCCTGGAGCGCATCGGCGACGGCTACCTGATCGTCGCCGGCCCGACCGCCGATGCCGGCAGCTTCGCGCTCTACCGCTGGTCCGGCGGCGCGGCCGATCCGATCGCCGTGCCGGGCATCGATTTCGGCACGTTGCGGCCCGAGGCCCTGTTTGCGGTCGCCGGATCGTCGGAGCTTCAGATCCTGAGCGACGACGGCGGGGTGAAGATCGGCGGCGCCGAATGCAAGTCCCTGCCGGCCGCGCAACAGCACTTCCGCGGCATCACCGTCACGCTGAACTGA
- a CDS encoding MFS transporter, producing MTTPPAAPLTHRPIVFLTALAAVNWFGFAAWNALLNNFAKEQAGFDGLAMGLLQSIREVPGLLAVSALLFLLIMREQTLAYVSLVLLGIGVAATGYFPSIHGLWVTTLIMSVGFHYYETMAQSLTLQLFSKQEAPKVLGRLSAVTAASQFVAFGGIALIWWAIRPSYQSVFLITGGLCIVGALVAIAIFPRFEGPVPQRKSMVLRQRYWLYYALTFMTGSRRQIFTAFGAFLLVEKFGFGVAEISILMLATYSINTVVGPRLGHLINRIGERRTIMIENISLILVFAGYALSDQSWIAAVCYVADGVFFTFTIAQRTYFQKIADPADIAPTAGVAFTISHIAAVFIPVLFGMIWLKNPSLVFLIGAALATVSLTFAFLVPRNPEPGHETVLSPARRPVVAE from the coding sequence ATGACCACACCGCCCGCCGCGCCGCTCACCCATCGCCCGATCGTCTTCCTGACCGCGCTCGCCGCGGTGAACTGGTTCGGCTTCGCCGCCTGGAACGCGCTCCTGAACAATTTCGCCAAGGAGCAGGCCGGCTTCGACGGCCTCGCCATGGGGCTCTTGCAGTCGATCCGCGAGGTACCGGGGCTGCTGGCGGTGTCGGCGCTCTTGTTCCTGCTGATCATGCGCGAACAGACCCTGGCCTATGTCAGCCTGGTCCTGCTCGGAATCGGCGTGGCGGCGACCGGCTATTTCCCGAGCATTCACGGGCTCTGGGTGACGACGCTGATCATGTCGGTCGGCTTCCACTACTACGAGACCATGGCGCAGTCGCTGACGCTGCAGCTCTTCTCCAAGCAGGAGGCGCCCAAGGTACTCGGGCGGCTGTCGGCGGTGACGGCGGCCTCGCAATTCGTCGCCTTCGGCGGCATCGCGCTGATCTGGTGGGCGATCCGGCCGAGCTATCAGTCCGTGTTCCTGATCACCGGCGGGTTGTGCATCGTCGGCGCGCTCGTGGCCATCGCGATCTTCCCGCGCTTCGAGGGGCCGGTGCCGCAGCGCAAGTCGATGGTCCTGCGCCAGCGCTACTGGCTCTATTACGCGCTGACCTTCATGACCGGGTCGCGCCGGCAGATCTTCACGGCCTTCGGCGCCTTCCTGCTGGTCGAGAAGTTCGGCTTCGGCGTCGCCGAGATTTCGATCCTGATGCTCGCAACCTATTCGATCAACACGGTGGTCGGCCCGCGGCTCGGCCACCTGATCAACCGGATCGGCGAACGCCGGACGATCATGATCGAGAACATCTCGCTGATCCTGGTCTTCGCCGGCTACGCGCTGTCCGACCAGTCCTGGATCGCGGCCGTCTGCTACGTCGCCGACGGCGTCTTCTTCACCTTCACCATCGCCCAGCGCACCTATTTCCAGAAGATCGCCGACCCGGCCGACATCGCCCCGACCGCCGGCGTCGCCTTCACGATCAGCCATATCGCGGCGGTGTTCATCCCGGTCCTGTTCGGCATGATCTGGCTGAAGAACCCGTCCCTGGTCTTCCTGATCGGCGCCGCGCTGGCCACCGTCTCGCTGACCTTCGCCTTCCTGGTCCCGCGCAACCCGGAACCCGGCCACGAAACCGTCCTGTCGCCCGCGCGGCGGCCGGTGGTGGCGGAGTAG
- a CDS encoding thioesterase family protein gives MTEPHAAIPLVTGTMAIEPAWIDYNGHLNMAYYNVLFDRAADEILGHAGLGPDYIATRNLSFMTAEIHVCYVREVFLADPVTVTMRFLDLDAKRLHVFAELRHATEGWLSATCEQMYLHVDMAARRTAPFPEDVMATLTAMKAQDDGKPWPERAGRKIGIVRKG, from the coding sequence ATGACCGAACCGCATGCCGCCATCCCGCTCGTGACCGGCACGATGGCGATCGAGCCCGCCTGGATCGACTATAACGGCCATCTCAACATGGCCTACTACAACGTGCTGTTCGACCGCGCCGCCGACGAGATCCTCGGCCATGCCGGGCTCGGGCCGGACTACATCGCGACCCGCAACCTGTCCTTCATGACCGCCGAGATCCATGTCTGCTACGTCCGCGAGGTCTTCCTCGCCGACCCGGTCACGGTGACGATGCGGTTCCTGGATCTCGACGCCAAGCGCCTGCACGTCTTCGCCGAACTGCGCCACGCCACCGAAGGCTGGCTCTCCGCCACCTGCGAGCAGATGTACCTGCATGTCGACATGGCCGCCCGGCGCACCGCCCCCTTCCCAGAGGACGTGATGGCCACCCTGACCGCCATGAAAGCCCAGGACGACGGCAAGCCGTGGCCCGAGCGCGCGGGCCGCAAGATCGGGATCGTCAGGAAGGGGTGA
- a CDS encoding FAD-binding oxidoreductase, whose translation MTVAGFMSSRPDPQAVATAIGILTQRFGERLSTSQALREQHAHTTTWIPVEAPDAVVFAESEADVVETVRVAAEYGVPIIPFGTGTSLEGHVNAHFGGISIDTSRMNRLLAVHAEDLDCVVQPGITRKLLNEQLRDTGLFFPIDPGADASLGGMAATRASGTNAVRYGTMKDNVLAMRVVTADGSVVKTAQRARKSSAGYDLTRLFVGSEGTLGVITEITLKLAGIPEAIAAGSCTFPSVKAAADAVIVTIQSGIPVARIELLDEVQVRSVNAYSKLSLPEQPLLLLEFHGTDAWVAEQSERFGEIAADHGGGPFAWVTKPEDRTRLWQARHDVYWASLGLRPGAKGLSTDVCVPISRLADCIAETKADIEAFGLIAPIVGHVGDGNFHVLPLIDMDSPAEIATAERFVGRMVERAIAMDGTCTGEHGVGSGKMKYLEKEHGAPALMAMRAIKAALDPKGIMNPGKIVAAG comes from the coding sequence ATGACCGTGGCAGGTTTCATGTCGTCCCGTCCGGATCCGCAGGCGGTGGCGACCGCGATCGGCATCCTGACGCAGCGTTTCGGCGAGCGGCTTTCGACCTCGCAGGCGCTGCGCGAGCAGCACGCCCATACGACGACCTGGATCCCGGTCGAGGCGCCCGACGCGGTCGTCTTCGCCGAGAGCGAGGCGGATGTGGTCGAGACGGTCAGGGTCGCCGCCGAATATGGCGTCCCGATCATCCCGTTCGGCACCGGCACTTCGCTCGAAGGCCATGTCAACGCGCATTTCGGCGGCATCTCGATCGATACCTCGCGCATGAACCGGCTCCTCGCCGTGCATGCCGAGGATCTCGACTGCGTCGTCCAGCCGGGCATCACCCGCAAGCTCCTCAACGAGCAGCTGCGCGACACGGGCCTGTTCTTCCCGATCGATCCGGGCGCCGACGCCTCGCTCGGCGGCATGGCGGCGACGCGGGCCTCGGGCACCAATGCGGTGCGCTACGGCACGATGAAGGACAACGTGCTCGCCATGCGCGTCGTCACCGCCGACGGCTCGGTGGTCAAGACCGCGCAGCGCGCGCGCAAGTCCTCGGCCGGCTACGACCTGACCCGCCTCTTCGTCGGCTCGGAGGGCACGCTCGGGGTAATCACCGAGATCACGCTGAAGCTCGCCGGCATCCCCGAGGCGATCGCCGCCGGCTCCTGCACCTTCCCCAGCGTGAAGGCGGCCGCCGACGCGGTCATCGTGACCATCCAGTCCGGCATCCCGGTTGCCCGCATCGAACTGCTCGACGAGGTCCAGGTCCGCTCGGTCAATGCCTATTCGAAGCTGTCGCTGCCCGAGCAGCCGCTGCTGCTGCTCGAATTCCACGGCACCGACGCCTGGGTGGCGGAGCAATCCGAGCGCTTCGGCGAGATCGCGGCCGATCACGGCGGCGGTCCCTTCGCCTGGGTGACGAAGCCGGAGGACCGCACCCGTCTGTGGCAAGCCCGTCACGACGTCTATTGGGCGAGCCTCGGCCTCCGGCCCGGCGCGAAGGGGCTGTCGACCGATGTCTGCGTGCCGATCTCGCGGCTGGCCGACTGCATCGCCGAGACCAAGGCCGATATCGAGGCCTTCGGGTTGATTGCGCCGATCGTCGGCCATGTCGGCGACGGCAATTTCCACGTCCTGCCGCTGATCGACATGGACAGCCCGGCCGAGATCGCGACGGCGGAACGCTTCGTCGGCCGCATGGTCGAGCGCGCCATCGCGATGGACGGCACATGCACCGGCGAGCACGGCGTCGGCTCCGGCAAGATGAAGTATCTGGAGAAGGAGCACGGCGCGCCCGCGCTGATGGCGATGCGGGCCATCAAGGCCGCGCTCGACCCGAAGGGCATCATGAATCCGGGCAAGATCGTCGCAGCCGGATAG